A region from the Sandaracinus amylolyticus genome encodes:
- a CDS encoding glycoside hydrolase family 113 produces the protein MKTFVRALVALSLLFPATGAHAWHRLPPGRDGFREAGYEAVRGVTIGPIESSQQPGRGYGTESTAALLDHLASMGVNWVSITPFGRIWSLQSTEILMDFEAPYEENREAVRRIVAQAHARGIRVLVIPHLWVETGGWRGEIDPGSPQAWAEYQRNYRAFVLAWARDAAAAGADAFSIGVECKSWSGRFGGFWWDFIDDVREVFPGLLTYSANWDEAEDVLFWDRLDLVGINAFYPLASHANATFAEYEEGARRAAEGVERVASVLDMPVLFVEVGYTTRRDAAVEPWLWPDDMTDVAISEHEQARALEASFRAFVPHEWFSGFLVWRYYAYLDDVSQEAIWGFSPHGKRAEHVLRATFAAAFGADADTIVPVPRVLRDPLGIVRSTVVD, from the coding sequence ATGAAGACGTTCGTTCGCGCGCTCGTCGCGCTCTCGCTCCTGTTCCCCGCGACCGGTGCGCACGCATGGCATCGCCTCCCGCCCGGTCGCGACGGCTTCCGCGAGGCCGGGTACGAGGCGGTGCGCGGGGTCACGATCGGTCCGATCGAGAGCTCGCAGCAGCCCGGTCGCGGGTACGGCACGGAGTCGACCGCGGCGCTGCTCGATCACCTCGCGTCGATGGGCGTGAACTGGGTCTCGATCACGCCGTTCGGTCGCATCTGGAGCCTCCAGAGCACCGAGATCCTCATGGACTTCGAGGCGCCCTACGAGGAGAACCGCGAGGCCGTGCGCCGCATCGTCGCGCAGGCGCACGCGCGCGGCATCCGCGTGCTGGTGATCCCGCACCTCTGGGTCGAGACCGGCGGTTGGCGCGGCGAGATCGATCCCGGCTCGCCTCAGGCGTGGGCCGAGTACCAGCGCAACTACCGCGCGTTCGTGCTCGCGTGGGCGCGCGACGCGGCGGCGGCGGGCGCGGACGCGTTCTCGATCGGCGTCGAGTGCAAGAGCTGGTCGGGGCGCTTCGGCGGGTTCTGGTGGGACTTCATCGACGACGTGCGCGAGGTCTTCCCGGGGCTGCTCACGTACAGCGCGAACTGGGACGAAGCCGAGGACGTGCTCTTCTGGGATCGCCTCGACCTCGTCGGCATCAACGCGTTCTATCCGCTCGCCTCGCACGCGAACGCGACGTTCGCGGAGTACGAGGAGGGCGCACGCCGCGCGGCCGAGGGCGTCGAGCGCGTCGCGAGCGTGCTCGACATGCCCGTGCTCTTCGTCGAGGTCGGCTACACGACGCGACGCGACGCCGCCGTCGAGCCTTGGCTCTGGCCCGACGACATGACCGACGTCGCGATCTCGGAGCACGAGCAGGCGAGGGCGCTCGAGGCGAGCTTCCGCGCGTTCGTGCCGCACGAGTGGTTCTCGGGGTTCCTGGTGTGGCGCTACTACGCGTACCTCGACGACGTGAGCCAGGAGGCGATCTGGGGGTTCTCGCCGCACGGCAAGCGCGCCGAGCACGTGCTTCGCGCGACGTTCGCCGCGGCGTTCGGCGCCGACGCCGACACGATCGTTCCGGTGCCGCGCGTGCTGCGCGATCCGCTCGGGATCGTGCGCTCGACGGTCGTGGACTGA
- a CDS encoding Hsp20/alpha crystallin family protein has product MAQNEPQNGRNQSARGGGAQQPQGREQEREQRGLARGGGGGTGLGRGGPAMQTPFSFVRRMFEDMDRLFGEFGMGGGLAPAGGYGLAPAISEWTPQLEVFEQGDQLVVRADLPGMKKEDVKLELKDDLLVISGERREEKRDEREGFFRTERSYGCFERAIRVPEGTDPASCEARFDDGVLEVKLKMPEQPSRARQIPIQTSGETVSEKTKKS; this is encoded by the coding sequence ATGGCGCAGAACGAGCCGCAGAACGGCAGGAACCAGAGCGCGCGCGGAGGTGGCGCGCAGCAGCCGCAGGGACGTGAGCAGGAGCGCGAGCAGCGTGGCCTCGCGCGCGGCGGTGGCGGCGGAACGGGGCTCGGGCGTGGCGGACCGGCGATGCAGACGCCGTTCTCGTTCGTCCGCCGCATGTTCGAGGACATGGATCGGCTCTTCGGCGAGTTCGGCATGGGCGGCGGGCTCGCACCGGCGGGCGGCTACGGCCTCGCGCCGGCGATCAGCGAGTGGACGCCGCAGCTCGAGGTGTTCGAGCAGGGCGATCAGCTCGTCGTGCGCGCCGACCTGCCGGGCATGAAGAAGGAGGACGTGAAGCTCGAGCTGAAGGACGACCTGCTCGTCATCTCGGGCGAGCGGCGCGAGGAGAAGCGCGACGAGCGCGAGGGGTTCTTCCGCACCGAGCGCAGCTACGGCTGCTTCGAGCGCGCGATCCGCGTGCCCGAGGGCACCGATCCCGCGAGCTGCGAGGCGCGCTTCGACGACGGCGTGCTCGAGGTGAAGCTCAAGATGCCGGAGCAGCCGTCGCGCGCTCGCCAGATCCCGATCCAGACGAGCGGCGAGACCGTCTCCGAGAAGACGAAGAAGAGCTGA
- a CDS encoding cell division protein FtsX, with product MDLKSAFARATRAMREEAGLHLVAISSLTIAFLCLATSLLAITNLGALADSWGRTARLSVYLRDGAEAQDVEELRIALEGLPEVRAIEHLTSSAAREQFLRDAEIGADLSALPADAFPASLEIELAAGVTGARVDAITDRVRRFGSVEDVETYRGWFARVESLVVAGRGVASGLALLVVLCVVFVVGNTIRLAVAGRRDEIEVMKLCGATNGFVRGPFIVEGAVQGSVSALVALLILLVAYVALRGHVDGTLASIVGTQSVFLHPGVALALVLGGALLGATGSVLSLRRYLAV from the coding sequence ATGGATCTCAAGTCGGCTTTCGCGCGCGCGACGCGTGCGATGCGAGAAGAGGCGGGCCTCCACCTCGTCGCGATCTCGAGCCTCACGATCGCGTTCCTGTGTCTCGCGACGTCGCTGCTCGCGATCACGAATCTCGGCGCGCTCGCGGACTCGTGGGGGCGCACCGCGCGCCTCAGCGTGTACCTGCGCGACGGCGCGGAGGCACAGGACGTCGAAGAGCTGCGCATCGCGCTCGAGGGGCTGCCCGAGGTGCGCGCGATCGAGCACCTCACGTCGTCGGCCGCGCGCGAGCAGTTCCTGCGGGACGCGGAGATCGGCGCCGACCTCTCCGCGCTGCCCGCGGACGCGTTCCCCGCGTCGCTGGAGATCGAGCTCGCCGCGGGCGTCACCGGCGCGCGCGTCGACGCGATCACCGACCGCGTGCGGCGCTTCGGATCGGTCGAGGACGTCGAGACCTATCGCGGCTGGTTCGCGCGCGTCGAGAGCCTGGTCGTCGCGGGGCGCGGCGTCGCGAGCGGCCTCGCGCTCCTCGTCGTGCTGTGCGTGGTGTTCGTCGTCGGCAACACCATCCGCCTCGCGGTCGCGGGTCGTCGCGACGAGATCGAGGTGATGAAGCTCTGCGGCGCGACGAACGGCTTCGTGCGCGGCCCGTTCATCGTCGAGGGCGCGGTGCAGGGCTCGGTCTCCGCGCTCGTCGCGCTGCTCATCCTGCTCGTCGCGTACGTCGCGCTGCGCGGTCACGTCGACGGCACGCTCGCGAGCATCGTGGGCACGCAGAGCGTCTTCCTCCATCCCGGCGTCGCGCTCGCGCTCGTGCTCGGAGGCGCGCTGCTCGGCGCGACCGGCAGCGTGCTCTCGCTGCGCCGCTACCTGGCGGTCTGA
- a CDS encoding murein hydrolase activator EnvC family protein translates to MRRRALTLLLALGLAVGSAPRDARGQDDTSEEAPLPLDPVQRLAALEERIASALSEAEHASTDHARVETEIAGLTEGRAAANRRVRERTRALYRMTRAGVLPLAGGLDSMLAHVARVERLERMLRHDLEALSDLRARAAALRAEAGRLAERMDTTRARVAQLEAQKGALEEDVRRAMLYGSAFSDATFGTSTSTSAYGLRAVDAPATSALGFESHRGELALPLAAPRAIREATREQGAGIELDGVRGAPVRCAADGRVAFSDRHPSYGRMIIVDHGEGHFTIYGGLARSDVQVGAPVTRGATLGAVDTEPLFFQVRRGTRPLDARTWLGL, encoded by the coding sequence ATGCGGAGACGCGCCCTCACGCTGCTGCTCGCGCTCGGCCTCGCGGTCGGGAGCGCTCCGCGCGACGCGCGCGGCCAGGACGACACGTCGGAGGAAGCGCCGCTTCCGCTCGATCCGGTGCAGCGCCTCGCGGCGCTCGAGGAACGCATCGCGAGCGCGCTCTCCGAGGCGGAGCACGCCAGCACCGACCACGCGCGCGTCGAGACCGAGATCGCAGGTCTCACGGAGGGACGCGCCGCGGCCAATCGTCGCGTGCGCGAGCGGACCCGGGCGCTGTACCGCATGACCCGCGCAGGCGTGTTGCCGCTCGCCGGCGGGCTCGACTCGATGCTCGCGCACGTCGCGCGCGTGGAGCGCCTCGAGCGCATGCTGCGCCACGATCTCGAGGCGCTCTCGGATCTGCGCGCCCGCGCCGCCGCCCTGCGCGCCGAAGCGGGGCGCCTCGCCGAGCGGATGGACACGACGCGCGCGCGCGTCGCGCAGCTCGAGGCGCAGAAGGGCGCGCTCGAAGAGGACGTGCGCCGCGCGATGCTCTACGGCAGCGCGTTCTCCGATGCGACGTTCGGCACCTCGACGTCGACCAGCGCGTACGGCCTGCGCGCCGTCGATGCTCCCGCGACCTCGGCGCTGGGCTTCGAGTCGCACCGCGGCGAGCTCGCGCTCCCACTCGCTGCGCCGCGCGCCATCCGCGAGGCCACGCGCGAGCAGGGTGCGGGCATCGAGCTCGACGGAGTGCGCGGCGCGCCGGTGCGCTGCGCCGCGGACGGTCGTGTCGCGTTCAGCGATCGTCATCCCTCGTACGGCCGCATGATCATCGTCGATCACGGCGAGGGGCACTTCACGATCTACGGCGGCCTCGCGCGCAGCGACGTGCAGGTCGGCGCGCCCGTGACGCGTGGCGCGACGCTCGGCGCGGTCGACACCGAGCCGCTCTTCTTCCAGGTGCGCCGCG
- the ftsE gene encoding cell division ATP-binding protein FtsE, which produces MRFSLGEPPRDGEPRDRKVVRPFAFFRAGAHPSAAASQRPILVFEDVFKFFRPDQPTLRDVNLTVERGEFVFVTGPSGAGKSTLLQLVYRKQTPDEGRILFCGRDIARLTGDSIPYLRRNLGIVFQDFKIIPHWTVFENVAVALEILAMSKRLIRSRVSEALERVGLAGRGEDLTGALSGGEQQRVAVARAIVTEPALLLADEPTGNLDPHLALDILTLFEEIHATGTTVLFATHDHTLLEQRPHRIVYIDEGRVREARSGLRDLRATEATQDDRDRHQAGSGVVSMNAVRARAR; this is translated from the coding sequence ATGCGATTCTCGCTGGGTGAGCCCCCTCGCGATGGCGAGCCGCGCGACCGCAAGGTCGTGCGCCCCTTCGCGTTCTTCCGCGCCGGCGCGCACCCGAGCGCCGCGGCGAGCCAGCGCCCGATCCTCGTCTTCGAGGATGTCTTCAAGTTCTTCCGGCCCGACCAGCCGACGCTGCGCGACGTCAATCTGACCGTCGAGCGCGGCGAGTTCGTGTTCGTCACGGGCCCGAGCGGAGCGGGCAAGAGCACGCTCCTGCAGCTCGTCTATCGCAAGCAGACGCCCGACGAGGGACGAATCCTGTTCTGCGGCCGCGACATCGCGCGCCTCACCGGCGACTCGATCCCGTACCTGCGCCGCAACCTCGGGATCGTGTTCCAGGACTTCAAGATCATCCCGCACTGGACGGTCTTCGAGAACGTCGCGGTGGCGCTCGAGATCCTCGCGATGAGCAAGCGCCTGATCCGCTCGCGCGTGTCCGAGGCGCTCGAGCGCGTGGGGCTCGCGGGGCGCGGCGAGGATCTCACGGGCGCGCTCTCGGGCGGTGAGCAACAGCGCGTCGCGGTCGCGCGCGCGATCGTGACCGAGCCCGCGCTGCTCCTCGCCGACGAGCCGACGGGGAACCTCGACCCGCACCTCGCGCTCGACATCCTCACGCTCTTCGAAGAGATCCACGCGACCGGAACGACGGTCCTCTTCGCGACGCACGACCACACGCTGCTCGAGCAGCGGCCGCACCGCATCGTCTACATCGACGAAGGCCGCGTGCGCGAGGCGCGCTCCGGGCTGCGTGATCTGCGCGCGACCGAAGCGACCCAGGACGACCGCGACCGGCACCAGGCGGGCTCGGGCGTGGTCTCGATGAACGCCGTGCGCGCGCGCGCACGCTGA